In Thermococcus zilligii AN1, a genomic segment contains:
- a CDS encoding ATP synthase subunit B encodes MPGMEYSTVSKIYGPLMIVKGVRGVAYGEVVEVETESGEKRKGQVLEAREDMAIVQVFEGTRDLDVRSTRVRFTGETLKVPVSMDMLGRVFSGIGKPIDGGPEIIPEDRRDVHGAPLNPVARAYPRDFIQTGVSAIDGMNTLIRGQKLPIFSGSGLPHNMLAAQIARQAKVLSDEESFAVVFAAMGITYEEANFFKKSLEETGAIERAVLFLNLADDPAIERIITPRMALTVAEYLAFDYDMQVLVILTDMTNYAEALREISAAREEVPGRRGYPGYMYTDLATIYERAGRVRGRKGSITQVPILTMPDDDITHPIPDLTGYITEGQIVLSRDLHRKGIYPPIDVLPSLSRLMKDGIGKGMTREDHPQLSQQLYAAYAEGRSLRDLVAVVGEEALSETDRKYLKFADRFEREFVAQRYDEDRSIFETLDLGWELLAELPESELKRIRSEYILKYHPKYRKGA; translated from the coding sequence ATGCCGGGGATGGAGTACTCAACCGTTAGCAAGATTTACGGGCCGCTCATGATAGTTAAAGGCGTCAGAGGCGTAGCTTACGGTGAGGTCGTCGAGGTAGAGACCGAGAGCGGAGAGAAAAGGAAGGGACAGGTCCTTGAGGCAAGAGAGGACATGGCCATCGTCCAGGTCTTCGAGGGGACGCGCGATTTGGACGTCAGGAGCACGCGCGTCCGCTTCACCGGCGAGACCCTCAAAGTTCCCGTTTCAATGGACATGCTCGGGAGGGTCTTCAGCGGTATAGGTAAGCCAATTGACGGCGGGCCTGAAATAATCCCCGAGGACAGGCGCGACGTTCACGGCGCTCCACTCAACCCCGTCGCCCGTGCCTACCCGAGGGACTTTATCCAGACGGGTGTTTCGGCCATAGACGGGATGAACACCCTCATCCGCGGCCAGAAGCTGCCCATCTTCAGCGGCTCGGGGTTGCCCCACAACATGCTGGCCGCACAGATAGCCAGACAGGCAAAGGTTCTCAGTGATGAAGAGAGCTTCGCCGTCGTCTTCGCGGCAATGGGTATCACCTACGAAGAGGCCAACTTCTTCAAGAAGAGCCTGGAGGAGACCGGGGCGATAGAGAGGGCCGTCCTGTTCCTCAACTTGGCGGACGACCCGGCCATCGAGAGGATCATCACACCCCGTATGGCTCTGACCGTTGCGGAGTACCTCGCCTTCGACTACGACATGCAGGTTCTGGTTATCCTCACGGACATGACCAATTACGCTGAAGCCCTCCGTGAGATTTCAGCGGCCAGGGAGGAAGTCCCGGGAAGGCGCGGTTACCCTGGCTACATGTACACTGACCTGGCCACAATCTACGAGAGGGCCGGCCGCGTCAGGGGCAGGAAGGGTTCGATCACGCAGGTGCCCATCCTGACGATGCCCGACGATGACATCACCCACCCGATTCCAGACCTCACCGGTTACATTACGGAGGGGCAGATAGTCCTCAGCAGGGACCTCCACAGGAAGGGTATCTACCCGCCAATAGACGTTCTGCCCTCGCTGAGCCGTCTGATGAAGGACGGTATCGGTAAGGGCATGACCAGGGAGGATCACCCGCAGCTCAGCCAGCAGCTCTACGCGGCTTACGCAGAAGGAAGGTCACTGAGGGACCTCGTGGCAGTCGTCGGCGAGGAGGCTTTGAGCGAGACCGACAGGAAGTACCTCAAGTTCGCCGACAGGTTTGAGCGCGAGTTCGTTGCCCAGCGCTACGACGAGGACAGGAGCATCTTCGAGACCCTCGACCTCGGCTGGGAGCTCCTTGCCGAGCTTCCTGAGAGCGAGCTCAAGCGCATCAGGAGTGAGTACATCCTCAAGTACCACCCGAAGTACAGGAAGGGGGCTTAG
- a CDS encoding V-type ATP synthase subunit D, with product MAELLNVKPTRMELLNLKRRITLAKKGHKLLKDKQDALVMEFFTVYDEALRLREELSKEMEAAFEALLNAQLEVGTLRLKEAALSVKPNREIEIKQRNVMGVSVPLIEAESFRRNVQDRGYSFVSTGPSVDLVAEKFEEVLDLAVRLAEVEETLKRLAKEIETTKRRVNALEYIIIPRMEATVKFIKQRLDEMERENFFRLKRVKALIEARSQAGGS from the coding sequence ATGGCAGAGTTGCTCAATGTAAAGCCAACGAGGATGGAGCTCCTTAACCTGAAAAGGCGCATTACTTTGGCCAAGAAAGGCCACAAGCTCCTCAAGGACAAGCAGGACGCCCTCGTAATGGAGTTCTTCACGGTCTACGACGAGGCACTGAGACTCCGTGAAGAGCTCAGCAAGGAGATGGAAGCCGCTTTTGAGGCCCTTCTGAATGCCCAGCTGGAGGTCGGAACCCTCAGGCTGAAGGAGGCGGCGCTCTCGGTTAAGCCCAACCGCGAAATAGAGATAAAGCAGAGGAACGTTATGGGCGTTTCGGTCCCACTGATCGAGGCCGAGTCCTTTAGGAGGAACGTCCAGGACAGGGGTTACTCCTTCGTTTCAACTGGCCCCTCGGTTGATTTAGTCGCTGAAAAGTTTGAGGAAGTTCTTGACCTCGCGGTAAGGCTCGCCGAGGTTGAGGAGACCCTCAAGAGGCTCGCTAAGGAAATTGAAACCACCAAGAGGCGCGTTAACGCGCTTGAGTACATCATAATCCCGCGCATGGAGGCGACCGTCAAGTTCATCAAGCAGAGGCTTGACGAGATGGAGCGCGAGAACTTCTTCAGGCTGAAGAGGGTTAAAGCCCTCATCGAGGCGAGAAGTCAAGCAGGGGGCTCTTAA
- a CDS encoding oxygen-binding di-iron domain-containing protein — protein MGEYFIEPGLDPRKDHVLYRDDEHLVVYLGTQEGSEDVDVNSYLIVSRGKGILIDPGGYKIFSKVLANSSKYIDPRNIEYVYLCHQDPDVAGSLPLWREVSNAKILVHWLWTRFLPHFGFEDSKSVTHELPDEGETMNFGATTLEFIPAHFLHSPGHFTIYDRRSKFLFTGDIGIAILDEPYIVVENMEKHIQAMKPIHERLMSTSAAIKLWLNRVKHLDIEAVLPQHGAIIPRKHVGRFFDFLANLKTGVDIMR, from the coding sequence GTGGGGGAGTACTTCATCGAGCCCGGCCTTGATCCCCGGAAGGACCACGTTCTCTACAGGGATGACGAACACCTCGTTGTCTACCTCGGAACTCAGGAAGGCAGCGAGGACGTAGACGTCAACAGCTACCTAATAGTTAGCAGGGGCAAGGGGATACTCATCGACCCCGGAGGGTACAAGATATTCTCGAAGGTTCTTGCAAACTCCTCTAAGTACATTGATCCAAGGAACATAGAGTACGTTTACCTCTGCCACCAGGATCCGGACGTTGCTGGAAGCCTTCCCCTCTGGAGGGAGGTTAGCAACGCAAAGATACTCGTCCATTGGCTCTGGACGAGGTTCCTGCCCCACTTCGGCTTCGAGGACTCAAAATCGGTTACCCATGAGCTTCCTGACGAGGGAGAAACCATGAACTTCGGAGCAACGACGCTGGAGTTCATACCGGCCCACTTCCTTCACAGCCCAGGCCACTTCACTATCTATGACCGCAGGAGCAAGTTTCTGTTTACGGGAGACATAGGCATAGCAATCCTCGATGAGCCTTACATAGTTGTTGAGAACATGGAAAAGCACATCCAAGCCATGAAGCCCATTCACGAGAGGCTCATGTCGACGAGTGCTGCCATAAAGCTCTGGCTCAACCGCGTGAAACACCTTGACATAGAGGCTGTACTACCACAGCACGGCGCCATAATCCCCAGGAAACACGTGGGTAGGTTCTTCGATTTCTTGGCAAACCTCAAGACTGGGGTAGACATTATGCGCTGA
- a CDS encoding methyl-accepting chemotaxis protein — protein sequence MQIKSIEKASSALAQSLRIKTSGREASKIIDELAAQISGKFLENNTVIIDNIDKLSQVMKEMERFQTDFLPFFQRFEVFAQEFNTLVENLEYISRISDSIANVAKQTNLVALNASIEAARAGEAGRGFAVVADEIRKMAVQTMNLAREIKDFNAKVMKQLETLRDALAVMDRIKEGTDVLGRDIGAMVEISSVLEEISREQEEIVNDIKRLNGLALALRKFADMQDRYNKEMVSLLRMMASEYAQDEGTG from the coding sequence GTGCAGATAAAGAGTATCGAGAAGGCATCGAGTGCGCTGGCTCAATCACTGAGGATAAAGACCTCCGGCAGGGAAGCGAGCAAGATAATCGACGAGCTGGCCGCCCAGATAAGCGGAAAATTCCTGGAGAACAACACGGTAATCATTGATAACATCGACAAACTTTCTCAGGTCATGAAGGAGATGGAGCGCTTTCAGACTGATTTTCTGCCCTTCTTTCAGCGCTTTGAGGTCTTCGCCCAGGAGTTCAACACCCTCGTGGAGAACTTGGAGTATATATCGAGGATAAGCGACTCCATAGCAAACGTGGCCAAGCAGACGAACCTCGTAGCGCTCAACGCTTCTATAGAGGCGGCGAGAGCCGGAGAGGCTGGAAGAGGCTTCGCGGTTGTCGCGGACGAGATAAGGAAGATGGCTGTCCAAACTATGAACCTCGCCAGGGAGATAAAGGATTTCAACGCTAAGGTGATGAAGCAGTTGGAAACTCTGAGGGATGCCCTGGCAGTGATGGACAGGATAAAGGAAGGAACCGACGTCCTCGGTAGGGATATAGGGGCGATGGTTGAGATAAGCTCCGTTTTGGAGGAGATATCCCGCGAGCAGGAAGAGATAGTCAACGACATAAAGAGGCTAAACGGCTTAGCCCTGGCCCTTAGGAAGTTTGCAGACATGCAGGACCGCTACAACAAGGAGATGGTCTCACTCCTGAGGATGATGGCCAGCGAGTACGCTCAAGATGAAGGAACCGGGTGA
- a CDS encoding alanyl-tRNA editing protein produces the protein MTERLFSRDPYLRETTARVVEVKDLGKGRVALRLEGTVFYPEGGGQPSDRGFIEGDGFKIRVEHVREAGDVWHEGTLEGRLPEPGDSVRAVLDWEWRYENMRNHTGQHILSAVLKGLYGLETTGFQIFEGYNKIEVDGEVDWGMVERAEVEANEIVSKGLPVEVEAYRYLPEDIAAILRKHVTKVTDRVRIVKIGDVDVTPCGGTHVRSTSEVGPIKVLRFYQKSRNLWRIEFACGNRALKYLNGVLQDYWASLEEMPNKNRPLVERVRELKGELERLEAEKGSLRKELWEWKGRALLKAAEDIGGVKVVAHLEGSPLKDAEAFVVYLVDKNPNTVALIVGENYAIFAKNREVRGISMNELLKQVLRETGGGGGGSEVLARGGGFKETPEKVLEAALRAVRESLSRASS, from the coding sequence ATGACCGAGCGTCTCTTTTCCAGGGATCCCTACCTCAGGGAGACCACCGCCAGGGTGGTTGAGGTTAAAGACTTAGGAAAAGGTCGCGTGGCGCTCAGGCTTGAGGGGACGGTATTCTATCCCGAAGGCGGCGGCCAGCCGTCCGACAGGGGGTTTATAGAGGGAGATGGCTTCAAAATAAGGGTTGAGCACGTCAGGGAAGCCGGGGACGTGTGGCACGAGGGAACTCTCGAGGGAAGACTCCCGGAGCCGGGCGATAGTGTTAGGGCTGTCCTCGACTGGGAGTGGAGATACGAGAACATGAGGAACCACACAGGCCAGCACATTCTGTCGGCGGTTCTCAAGGGGCTCTACGGCCTTGAAACGACGGGCTTTCAGATATTCGAGGGCTACAACAAGATAGAGGTGGACGGCGAGGTCGACTGGGGGATGGTTGAGAGAGCCGAAGTCGAGGCCAATGAAATAGTCTCTAAGGGCCTCCCCGTTGAGGTGGAGGCGTACAGGTACCTCCCGGAGGACATCGCGGCAATACTGCGGAAGCACGTTACAAAGGTGACGGACAGGGTAAGGATAGTGAAAATAGGGGACGTTGACGTCACGCCCTGCGGGGGAACCCACGTTAGGAGCACCTCCGAAGTTGGCCCCATCAAGGTTCTCCGTTTCTACCAGAAGTCCAGGAACCTCTGGAGGATAGAGTTTGCCTGCGGTAACAGGGCCCTTAAGTATCTCAACGGAGTGCTTCAGGACTACTGGGCCAGCTTAGAGGAGATGCCCAACAAGAACCGCCCGCTCGTTGAGAGGGTCAGGGAACTGAAGGGAGAACTTGAGAGGCTTGAGGCCGAGAAGGGCTCCCTCCGGAAGGAGCTCTGGGAGTGGAAAGGGAGGGCACTTCTCAAGGCCGCAGAAGACATCGGCGGTGTTAAGGTCGTTGCTCACCTGGAGGGCTCTCCTCTGAAGGACGCCGAGGCCTTCGTGGTCTATCTCGTCGACAAGAACCCGAACACCGTCGCTTTAATCGTCGGGGAGAACTACGCCATCTTCGCGAAGAACAGGGAAGTCAGGGGGATATCCATGAATGAGCTCCTCAAACAGGTTCTGAGAGAAACCGGCGGAGGCGGAGGTGGCAGTGAAGTTCTTGCCAGGGGAGGGGGCTTTAAAGAAACCCCCGAGAAGGTTTTGGAGGCCGCTTTAAGGGCGGTCAGGGAGAGTCTAAGCCGAGCTTCCTCCTGA